The following are encoded in a window of Rubellicoccus peritrichatus genomic DNA:
- a CDS encoding polysaccharide biosynthesis/export family protein gives MNTAARHTHFLPTGGMLFRYFLVVFALLAIVGCETTDNGLEELPKAPKQAAVLRSGDGIEVLLQGIPDPSVNEVQIDDQGYISLPYIGKVRASGLAPSELAADIRKAYVDQKIYRSVDISVRVTDRFVYVGGEVANPGRVIWTPDLTFLKAIQSAGGFSLYAREGAVQLSRDQQTYQVDADKAQNQPQFDPKLYPGDSINVPRSPF, from the coding sequence ATGAATACAGCCGCCAGGCATACTCACTTCTTACCGACCGGAGGAATGCTCTTCCGCTACTTCCTTGTCGTTTTTGCTTTATTGGCCATTGTCGGTTGCGAAACCACCGACAATGGTCTTGAAGAACTCCCGAAAGCACCGAAGCAGGCTGCTGTCTTGCGCTCGGGAGATGGTATTGAGGTTCTCTTGCAGGGGATTCCGGATCCATCTGTCAATGAAGTCCAGATAGACGACCAGGGCTACATCAGCCTTCCCTACATTGGAAAGGTTCGAGCTTCAGGCCTGGCGCCCTCTGAACTCGCGGCAGATATACGCAAAGCCTATGTTGATCAGAAAATATATCGAAGTGTCGATATTTCGGTTCGGGTAACGGATCGCTTTGTCTATGTTGGTGGCGAAGTGGCAAATCCGGGTCGTGTCATCTGGACCCCGGATCTCACATTCCTCAAAGCCATTCAGTCAGCTGGTGGATTTAGCCTTTATGCACGCGAAGGTGCTGTTCAACTGTCCAGAGACCAGCAAACTTATCAGGTGGATGCTGACAAGGCGCAGAATCAGCCTCAATTCGATCCTAAGCTATATCCTGGTGATTCAATCAACGTGCCGAGGTCACCGTTTTAA
- the cutA gene encoding divalent-cation tolerance protein CutA produces the protein MSKLMVGWTTVANEDDADKLARNLLNHKLAACVQVDPPIRSYYNWEGTMHCDTEYRLKIKFVTKDEAHLMEWLKKHHPYTIPQWYAMEASTLPAYLKWAIETTER, from the coding sequence ATGAGTAAGTTAATGGTAGGCTGGACCACTGTGGCAAATGAAGACGACGCGGATAAACTAGCCAGGAACCTCCTTAATCACAAACTTGCTGCCTGTGTTCAGGTGGATCCCCCCATCCGCTCTTACTACAATTGGGAGGGAACAATGCATTGCGACACGGAGTATCGTTTGAAAATCAAATTTGTAACAAAAGATGAAGCACATCTGATGGAATGGCTCAAGAAGCACCACCCTTACACCATTCCTCAATGGTATGCCATGGAAGCCAGCACCCTGCCCGCCTACCTCAAGTGGGCTATAGAAACGACTGAGAGGTAA
- the miaB gene encoding tRNA (N6-isopentenyl adenosine(37)-C2)-methylthiotransferase MiaB, producing the protein MNRVYIKTYGCQMNERDSEAVAAMLRGRGYSIVQHENDADVVLLNTCSVREQAEQKAIGKAGHLAKRKRKNPNFVLGVMGCMVQNRGSDLVDRLPDLDLLIGTQKFHRVPDHLDNILTSLQGQGPRPSSIVDIEEEEGSQNTIREHVDAGPQVSAYVSIMQGCNMKCSFCIVPKTRGQERARPIDDIVSEVEELVSKGTREVTLLGQIVNQYAVREIPYLDGKSPFVQLLERVNEVPGLERIRFTSPHPVGFRQDLIDCYGRLDKLCEYIHFPLQSGSDRILKEMRRPYTVERFRRILNALRARCPDLTVSTDVIVGFPGETEEDFEMTRQVFEEIGFDMAYIFKYSVRPDTAAAPLGDPIPSEVKEERNQILLDILHRSSLRRNESLIGTEQEVLVECPAKRGNGMFQGRNRGHRKILFSGSERLIGQLVPVQIKEASVSYCTGDLVLAGVV; encoded by the coding sequence ATGAACCGAGTTTACATCAAGACATACGGCTGCCAGATGAACGAACGTGATTCTGAGGCGGTTGCTGCCATGCTCCGGGGCCGTGGCTACAGTATCGTTCAGCATGAAAACGATGCTGATGTGGTGCTGCTCAATACCTGTAGCGTGCGTGAGCAGGCAGAGCAAAAGGCTATCGGCAAGGCGGGCCATCTGGCCAAGCGCAAGCGTAAGAATCCGAATTTTGTCCTCGGTGTCATGGGCTGCATGGTGCAAAACCGGGGTTCAGATCTGGTGGATCGTCTGCCCGATCTCGATTTGCTGATTGGAACTCAAAAATTCCACCGGGTTCCTGATCACCTGGATAACATCCTAACTTCGCTTCAGGGGCAGGGGCCACGCCCTTCATCGATTGTTGATATCGAGGAAGAGGAGGGCAGCCAGAACACAATCCGTGAACACGTCGATGCGGGGCCGCAAGTCAGCGCATATGTTAGCATCATGCAAGGCTGTAACATGAAGTGCAGTTTTTGCATTGTCCCCAAGACGCGCGGGCAGGAACGAGCCCGGCCGATTGATGATATTGTCAGCGAAGTCGAAGAGCTGGTTAGTAAGGGGACTCGCGAAGTCACATTACTCGGACAGATTGTGAATCAATATGCGGTTAGAGAAATTCCGTATCTGGATGGTAAGAGTCCTTTTGTGCAGTTGCTCGAGCGCGTCAATGAAGTGCCGGGGCTTGAGCGTATTCGTTTCACCAGTCCGCATCCGGTTGGTTTTCGTCAGGATCTGATCGATTGTTACGGTCGTCTGGACAAGCTCTGTGAGTACATTCATTTTCCTTTGCAAAGCGGCAGCGACAGAATCCTCAAAGAAATGCGTCGTCCGTATACGGTCGAACGTTTTCGCCGGATATTGAATGCCTTGAGGGCACGTTGCCCCGACCTTACCGTTTCCACCGACGTGATCGTAGGCTTCCCGGGAGAAACGGAAGAGGACTTCGAGATGACCCGCCAGGTTTTTGAGGAGATTGGTTTCGATATGGCCTACATTTTCAAATACAGTGTTCGCCCTGATACCGCGGCCGCACCATTGGGAGACCCGATTCCGTCAGAAGTAAAGGAGGAGCGTAATCAAATCTTGCTGGATATTCTCCATCGGTCTTCGCTTCGCCGCAATGAATCACTTATCGGCACTGAACAGGAAGTTCTGGTCGAGTGTCCGGCCAAACGTGGAAATGGAATGTTTCAGGGGCGCAATCGCGGTCACCGCAAGATTCTCTTTTCTGGCAGTGAGCGCCTGATTGGCCAACTTGTCCCGGTTCAGATCAAAGAAGCAAGTGTCAGTTACTGCACAGGCGATTTGGTTTTGGCCGGAGTCGTTTAG
- the galK gene encoding galactokinase, which translates to MDPVQTFKSFYSAKPEVVTAAPGRLEFVGNHTDYNGGLVMGVAVDRGIRVAASKRTDGAIILRSEGMDSIAESNINEIKPLNSDKSWANYALGVFDELRKAGMSVSSGFEMSVSSDLPYGAGMSSSAAFELSSGLALGSIYGFETSTANWARIGRRAENNFVGMPCGILDQGVSAFGQRDHIVRIDCKAETFDRVSLPHGVHFWVFNTSVKHALVDSLYATRHKECTEAFEILKQADAQLECLADASPQLVEENKAALGEVCYKRARHVTEETQRVREMETALSTGDLKQAGALLFGSHDSSQHLFENSCPELDLIVEKLKGIDSVYGARLTGGGFGGAVMAVTSSEFDESFAEELATEYGQRFDHKPAIFHTQSGDGARVIS; encoded by the coding sequence ATGGACCCTGTTCAGACATTTAAGAGCTTCTATTCAGCTAAGCCCGAAGTGGTCACTGCCGCTCCAGGACGATTGGAATTTGTTGGAAATCACACTGACTACAATGGTGGCCTTGTCATGGGCGTAGCGGTAGATCGTGGGATTCGCGTTGCAGCATCGAAACGAACAGATGGCGCAATCATTCTGCGAAGCGAAGGCATGGATAGCATCGCCGAATCCAATATCAACGAAATCAAGCCCTTGAACAGCGACAAAAGTTGGGCCAACTACGCCCTCGGTGTTTTTGACGAACTGCGGAAGGCTGGCATGAGTGTCTCGAGTGGATTTGAAATGTCTGTTTCAAGTGATCTGCCATACGGCGCTGGCATGAGTAGTAGTGCAGCTTTTGAGCTATCCTCTGGATTGGCACTTGGGTCAATCTATGGCTTTGAAACGAGCACCGCAAATTGGGCCAGGATTGGTCGGCGCGCGGAAAACAATTTCGTAGGTATGCCCTGTGGTATTCTGGACCAAGGTGTTTCTGCCTTTGGACAAAGAGATCATATCGTTCGTATCGATTGTAAGGCCGAGACCTTTGATCGAGTTTCCCTACCCCATGGCGTTCACTTCTGGGTGTTCAATACCAGCGTAAAGCATGCTTTGGTAGATTCGCTTTACGCGACCAGACATAAGGAATGCACTGAAGCCTTTGAAATCCTCAAGCAGGCAGACGCACAATTGGAATGCCTGGCTGATGCCTCTCCACAGCTTGTGGAAGAGAACAAAGCAGCACTGGGTGAAGTTTGCTATAAACGAGCCAGACACGTGACTGAAGAGACACAGCGCGTACGGGAAATGGAAACAGCGCTTTCTACTGGAGATCTTAAGCAGGCAGGTGCGCTTTTGTTTGGATCACACGACAGTTCGCAACATCTTTTTGAAAACAGCTGTCCTGAGCTGGATCTTATTGTTGAGAAGCTCAAAGGCATTGATTCTGTTTATGGTGCACGTCTCACCGGCGGTGGCTTTGGTGGTGCCGTCATGGCAGTCACCTCTTCCGAGTTTGATGAATCCTTTGCTGAAGAGTTGGCGACTGAATACGGCCAGCGCTTCGATCATAAGCCTGCGATTTTCCACACTCAGAGCGGTGATGGTGCTCGCGTCATTTCCTGA
- a CDS encoding quinone-dependent dihydroorotate dehydrogenase, whose product MGSVYESVIRPVLFRGDAELAHERAIGWLKMMGRFGPAIRMMEHYNRPRHGEPIELFGLSFPNAVGLAAGFDKNALCWNVMGAFGFGHVEIGTVTRHDQPGNQRPRLSRIPEHEALINRMGFPNDGAEAIAKRLAKRAGSKRRGIPIGINIGKSKPTPLDQATPEYIETFNILADFADYFAINVSSPNTPELRRLQEADFLRQLLGELNKTNAERARKLGKERIPMLVKIAPDLSFREIDSILEVVQDVGFDGIIATNTMIERPVDLGGKDEAGGLSGKPIIQRSSQIIRYMHLATKGKLPIIGVGGVTDAKSAGQLFDSGASLVQLYTGMVYRGPFFAKDIAQALVWRSAEWV is encoded by the coding sequence ATGGGTTCCGTCTACGAGAGTGTTATCAGACCAGTATTATTCCGCGGTGACGCGGAACTTGCGCACGAGCGAGCAATCGGTTGGCTGAAGATGATGGGCCGCTTTGGTCCTGCCATTCGGATGATGGAGCACTACAACCGTCCTCGTCATGGAGAACCGATAGAACTCTTCGGCTTGAGCTTCCCCAATGCGGTTGGACTGGCTGCAGGATTCGACAAGAATGCACTTTGCTGGAACGTCATGGGGGCATTTGGTTTCGGGCATGTCGAAATTGGTACAGTCACGCGTCATGACCAGCCTGGCAATCAACGTCCACGTTTGTCACGTATTCCTGAGCATGAGGCTCTGATCAATCGTATGGGCTTCCCCAATGATGGAGCGGAAGCCATTGCCAAGCGTTTGGCTAAGCGTGCCGGAAGTAAGCGGCGTGGCATCCCGATCGGGATCAATATCGGCAAGAGCAAACCGACTCCGCTTGATCAGGCCACTCCTGAATATATCGAAACTTTCAATATCCTGGCGGATTTCGCTGACTATTTCGCGATCAATGTAAGCAGTCCGAATACGCCAGAGTTGCGTCGCCTTCAGGAGGCGGATTTTCTCAGGCAACTGCTCGGCGAGCTGAATAAAACCAATGCTGAGCGTGCCAGGAAATTGGGCAAGGAACGGATTCCGATGCTGGTCAAAATCGCTCCCGACCTATCATTCCGAGAGATTGATTCAATTCTGGAAGTTGTCCAGGATGTTGGGTTTGACGGTATTATCGCAACAAACACCATGATCGAGCGACCTGTTGATCTTGGTGGTAAAGATGAGGCTGGTGGTTTGAGCGGGAAACCAATTATTCAGCGTAGTTCTCAGATTATTCGCTACATGCATCTTGCGACCAAGGGCAAGTTGCCGATCATTGGTGTTGGCGGAGTAACGGATGCGAAAAGTGCCGGTCAGCTGTTTGACTCTGGTGCGAGCCTGGTCCAGCTTTACACAGGAATGGTCTACCGTGGACCTTTCTTTGCCAAGGATATCGCACAAGCCCTTGTTTGGCGCTCAGCCGAATGGGTGTAA
- a CDS encoding type II secretion system protein translates to MHKGLFHRPGFTLVELLVVIAIVGVLASLLFGSLGDARKKAEMATGATMLRQIGTAINLYALDNDDQFPGPLAPEQWMHHDPSSSDRRQNQQIATFLNEYLDIPENHEYYAEGLVPPAFPTELGERAIVYVIETRIPKPNPPLGASLSERMWFPFADPKNGVTEPLYRSQLQPDGDAVLMSDADQQHHLIKRSPFASRAPEDPIYVEVRNTLFHDGRVETVPIGEASPGGPGGGGPGGGGPGGGGGPGGPGGGPGGPGGGGPGGPGGPPPKGGGGPGGGGGPPPRR, encoded by the coding sequence TATTTGGCAGCCTGGGTGATGCCAGAAAGAAGGCTGAAATGGCAACCGGCGCGACGATGCTTAGGCAAATTGGGACAGCAATTAATCTATATGCCTTGGATAATGATGATCAGTTTCCCGGGCCTCTTGCTCCAGAGCAATGGATGCATCACGATCCTTCAAGCTCTGATCGAAGGCAAAACCAGCAAATAGCTACATTTCTAAATGAATATTTAGATATACCGGAAAATCATGAATATTACGCTGAAGGCTTGGTACCTCCTGCCTTTCCAACTGAATTGGGTGAACGAGCAATTGTATATGTCATTGAAACACGGATTCCAAAGCCAAACCCTCCACTAGGCGCGTCCTTAAGTGAACGAATGTGGTTTCCCTTTGCAGATCCAAAAAATGGCGTCACGGAACCACTTTATCGCAGCCAGCTTCAGCCGGATGGTGATGCGGTTTTGATGAGTGATGCAGATCAACAGCATCATTTGATTAAGCGTTCGCCCTTTGCCAGTCGAGCGCCTGAGGATCCAATATACGTTGAAGTCAGAAACACACTCTTTCACGACGGCCGTGTTGAAACTGTGCCAATCGGCGAAGCAAGCCCTGGCGGACCCGGTGGAGGAGGCCCCGGTGGGGGCGGTCCTGGCGGTGGTGGAGGCCCTGGTGGTCCTGGCGGCGGTCCTGGAGGCCCCGGTGGGGGCGGTCCTGGTGGTCCCGGAGGTCCCCCTCCTAAGGGTGGCGGTGGCCCAGGTGGTGGCGGTGGTCCACCGCCAAGGCGTTAA
- a CDS encoding tRNA (cytidine(34)-2'-O)-methyltransferase: MSEPETKPRLHVVLFRPEIPQNTGSIGRLCAITQCRLHLIHPLGFTITDKHLKRSGMDYWYSLDIHHHASWEAFQESDKKPKRLWLFSTHAPNRHWDATFEAEDGLLFGNEGHGCPQWLHDAFDDHNRLTIPHYNNDLRSLNLATATGIAVYEALRQLD; this comes from the coding sequence ATGAGTGAACCAGAGACAAAGCCTCGTTTGCATGTTGTGCTATTTCGTCCGGAGATACCACAAAACACTGGTAGCATTGGTCGTCTCTGTGCGATCACGCAATGCCGTCTGCACTTGATTCATCCACTGGGCTTCACCATCACGGACAAGCACCTGAAACGGAGTGGAATGGACTACTGGTATTCCCTCGATATCCATCATCATGCTTCATGGGAGGCTTTTCAGGAATCTGATAAAAAGCCGAAGCGGCTCTGGTTGTTTTCAACGCATGCTCCAAATCGACACTGGGACGCTACTTTTGAAGCAGAAGACGGCCTGCTGTTTGGCAATGAAGGTCATGGGTGCCCTCAGTGGTTGCACGATGCGTTTGATGATCATAATCGATTGACCATACCTCATTACAATAACGACCTGCGGTCTCTCAATCTCGCCACAGCCACTGGAATTGCTGTTTACGAAGCGCTCAGGCAACTGGACTAA
- a CDS encoding DNA-directed RNA polymerase subunit omega, with amino-acid sequence MQAILSLQTIRFRSFFSRFAKSNWRNTLRDEYLIQAQDVISDPNILINVVSRRSKQLKYGMKPLVESLEKLEPEDIALREIIEGKISYELYDPSDDADLPRG; translated from the coding sequence TTGCAGGCGATTTTGTCCTTGCAAACTATCCGTTTCAGGTCCTTTTTCTCCCGTTTCGCGAAATCCAACTGGAGAAACACTTTGAGAGACGAATACTTAATACAAGCCCAAGACGTTATTTCTGATCCCAACATTTTGATTAATGTGGTTTCACGCCGCAGTAAACAGTTGAAATATGGGATGAAACCACTCGTAGAGTCACTCGAGAAACTCGAGCCTGAGGATATTGCCTTGCGCGAAATTATTGAAGGCAAAATCAGCTACGAGCTTTACGATCCTAGTGACGACGCTGACTTGCCTCGCGGCTAA
- a CDS encoding gamma-glutamylcyclotransferase family protein has translation MGNRENHDIDGKSSQEAIRVFVYGTLKPGGHYWDRFCEGKVTDATEAKVRGKLYDLPVGYPAMTESTNEWCYGHVLTLKNQSALDGLDYLEGYIPGRKESENEYQRITVEAFNKLSEPLGKVWCYVMLSDIIYKQHGSFIPSGVWPLKQHENH, from the coding sequence GTGGGCAATCGTGAAAATCATGATATTGATGGCAAAAGCTCCCAAGAAGCGATCCGAGTTTTTGTTTACGGAACACTCAAACCCGGCGGCCATTACTGGGATCGTTTTTGTGAAGGCAAAGTGACAGATGCGACCGAAGCCAAAGTCCGAGGAAAACTCTATGATTTGCCTGTAGGATATCCAGCTATGACAGAGTCGACGAATGAGTGGTGCTATGGTCACGTCCTGACCTTAAAGAATCAGAGCGCACTTGACGGATTGGATTACCTTGAAGGCTACATCCCAGGCAGAAAAGAATCGGAAAATGAATATCAGCGTATCACCGTGGAAGCTTTCAATAAACTTAGTGAACCACTTGGTAAAGTCTGGTGCTATGTTATGTTATCAGACATTATTTACAAACAACATGGCAGTTTCATACCCAGCGGCGTATGGCCTTTGAAGCAACATGAAAACCACTAA
- a CDS encoding cupin domain-containing protein — MGTSSILHLKQGSAVEVQQLGPYAIQSLIQPDEEASLTAYRVRIEPYQTTAVSYHKIAEELYYVIEGQGSAILNGKEHVLQSGDFLRLPPETTHGFVTREDALVMLNIHTPGSRPDHDVYFVGNVPPGFGKNDAQ, encoded by the coding sequence ATGGGAACTTCTTCGATTCTCCACTTGAAGCAGGGCTCTGCAGTTGAAGTTCAGCAACTGGGGCCGTATGCAATCCAATCTTTGATTCAGCCCGATGAGGAGGCTTCATTGACTGCCTATCGTGTGCGTATCGAACCATATCAGACTACCGCTGTCAGTTACCACAAAATCGCTGAAGAGTTGTATTACGTGATCGAGGGGCAGGGGAGCGCGATTCTGAATGGAAAAGAGCATGTCCTGCAATCAGGTGACTTTCTCCGTTTGCCTCCCGAAACAACTCATGGTTTTGTAACAAGAGAAGATGCCTTAGTCATGCTGAACATCCACACGCCTGGCAGTCGTCCTGACCATGATGTTTATTTTGTCGGAAATGTGCCTCCTGGCTTTGGCAAGAACGATGCGCAGTAA
- a CDS encoding small basic protein, whose translation MSQHPSFSKGAAAALKKRSVLKRFERVDLLRKRGDWKDGDRVIGLRKTKPEA comes from the coding sequence ATGTCCCAACATCCAAGCTTTTCCAAAGGCGCAGCAGCAGCCCTTAAAAAACGTAGCGTTCTCAAACGCTTTGAGCGCGTTGACCTTCTCCGCAAACGTGGCGACTGGAAAGACGGCGACCGTGTGATTGGTCTTCGCAAGACCAAGCCTGAGGCTTAA
- a CDS encoding DUF2332 family protein, protein MESNSEQTPLENQISMCELLATMLEDASHSDSQEGFFMAALMRAFASDSFAHRLFESQPVIKQPALLLAAAVKYIVDQGDSEDLGKYYPKYLLSGDVISPEQVLDDNFPVVVQAFLVKHEVKLRSLMEAHWYQCNPPQRVAQLAVGLAYVTQDWPDEPMAHIDVGSATGIGTLLGLVEFIDKDGATIVKARDPQTCVSTLLLGDKRPPADLVLPEIKERFALDLDPPDIHDEKMLAWLRACILPDVDSIKRWNKAIELTKEKGVRVQKGNAMDLIPVFEAKLPPGRPLVLTDTYVSLFMTEDQLVTFRELLAVIGKRRPVIWLSINAPMPPGPVGDHTTSGIVLDDSVIAREKKESFATLTATTWRNGIHTNEVLAFMHPVGFWIEWIAQ, encoded by the coding sequence ATGGAATCCAATTCGGAACAAACCCCGCTCGAGAATCAAATTTCGATGTGTGAGTTACTTGCAACGATGCTTGAGGACGCATCCCATAGTGATAGCCAGGAAGGCTTCTTCATGGCAGCATTGATGAGGGCGTTTGCTTCCGATTCGTTTGCGCACCGACTATTTGAGTCTCAACCTGTTATTAAGCAACCTGCCTTACTGCTTGCTGCTGCCGTCAAATATATTGTTGATCAGGGCGATAGTGAAGATCTGGGGAAATACTATCCAAAATATCTTTTATCAGGTGATGTAATTAGTCCAGAGCAGGTGCTGGATGATAACTTCCCTGTGGTAGTCCAAGCCTTTCTGGTAAAGCATGAGGTCAAGTTGCGATCACTGATGGAAGCACACTGGTATCAGTGTAACCCACCTCAGCGAGTTGCTCAATTAGCAGTGGGCCTTGCTTATGTCACACAGGACTGGCCGGACGAACCTATGGCTCATATTGATGTAGGCAGTGCTACCGGCATTGGGACGCTTTTGGGGCTGGTTGAGTTCATCGACAAAGATGGCGCTACAATCGTCAAGGCGCGTGATCCTCAAACGTGTGTAAGCACTCTGCTACTGGGGGATAAACGTCCTCCGGCAGATTTGGTTTTACCTGAAATCAAAGAGCGTTTCGCACTTGATCTTGATCCGCCTGATATCCATGACGAAAAAATGCTGGCATGGCTTCGTGCCTGCATACTACCCGATGTCGATTCGATTAAACGTTGGAACAAAGCAATTGAACTAACCAAGGAAAAAGGAGTGCGTGTGCAAAAAGGCAATGCGATGGATCTCATCCCTGTCTTTGAAGCGAAATTACCGCCAGGGCGTCCGTTGGTTCTTACTGACACATATGTTTCATTGTTCATGACAGAAGATCAGCTAGTTACATTTCGCGAGCTACTAGCAGTTATTGGAAAACGACGCCCTGTCATCTGGCTATCTATCAACGCACCCATGCCACCTGGACCTGTGGGCGATCACACTACCAGCGGGATTGTATTAGACGATTCTGTTATCGCTCGTGAAAAAAAAGAATCCTTTGCTACGCTTACAGCTACGACTTGGCGAAACGGGATCCATACCAACGAGGTGCTCGCTTTCATGCACCCAGTAGGATTCTGGATCGAATGGATAGCTCAGTGA
- a CDS encoding protein-L-isoaspartate(D-aspartate) O-methyltransferase, whose amino-acid sequence MPRRPDFSFRYRLSPRVDRAVSHVDRNCFVPEKYASEAYADYPLPIGHGQTISQPSLVAYMTEELDLHEDSRVLEIGTGCGYQTALLSELCAEVYTIEFVPKLAKAAKERLDSLGYTNIHFRTGDGHIGWPEATPFDAIIATAAAKEVPEPLKEQLATGGRMVIPIGPPNGSQILYMLEKEEDDFRSRKLLDVRFVPMVKDEA is encoded by the coding sequence ATGCCCCGTCGTCCCGATTTCAGTTTTCGTTATCGGCTCAGTCCCCGAGTCGATCGAGCGGTGAGTCACGTAGACAGAAACTGCTTCGTCCCGGAAAAATATGCATCTGAGGCTTATGCGGATTACCCACTTCCGATTGGTCACGGGCAAACTATTTCACAGCCCAGTTTGGTTGCTTACATGACCGAAGAACTGGATTTGCACGAGGATAGTCGTGTGTTGGAAATAGGGACCGGTTGTGGTTATCAGACAGCTCTCCTGAGCGAACTCTGCGCTGAAGTCTATACGATCGAATTTGTTCCCAAGCTGGCAAAGGCGGCAAAGGAACGCTTGGATTCTCTTGGCTACACCAACATCCATTTCCGAACAGGCGATGGACATATCGGCTGGCCTGAGGCGACTCCCTTCGATGCGATCATTGCCACCGCCGCTGCCAAAGAGGTTCCTGAGCCCCTGAAAGAGCAATTAGCCACAGGTGGCCGCATGGTAATCCCCATAGGCCCGCCCAATGGAAGCCAGATTCTCTACATGTTGGAAAAGGAAGAAGATGATTTTCGCAGTCGAAAGCTTCTGGATGTTCGCTTCGTTCCGATGGTAAAGGATGAGGCATGA
- the smpB gene encoding SsrA-binding protein SmpB — protein MAAAKKKVERPREVRNSKVGRSYFVGEKLEAGIKLTGTEVKSVRAGKAQINDSFVRVEKGDKPTLYHAHIDEYAFGNENNHNPTRPRLLLLHKKQIDRLKFELEAGGQALIPTRLYFKEGLIKIEIALCKGKKLFDKREDLKRKTQMREAERFVRGRHR, from the coding sequence ATGGCTGCTGCTAAGAAGAAAGTCGAAAGACCCCGCGAGGTTCGCAATTCAAAAGTCGGGCGCAGTTATTTTGTGGGCGAAAAGCTGGAAGCTGGAATCAAGCTGACCGGCACCGAGGTAAAGTCTGTTCGAGCTGGGAAAGCTCAGATCAATGATTCTTTCGTTCGCGTCGAGAAAGGTGACAAGCCAACACTTTATCATGCCCATATCGACGAGTATGCGTTTGGTAATGAAAACAACCACAACCCGACCCGTCCGCGTTTACTTTTATTACACAAAAAGCAAATAGATCGGCTTAAATTTGAGTTGGAGGCTGGTGGTCAGGCCTTGATTCCAACACGGCTTTATTTCAAAGAAGGCCTGATTAAAATCGAGATAGCACTCTGCAAAGGTAAGAAACTGTTTGATAAGCGTGAAGACTTGAAACGCAAAACACAGATGCGCGAGGCGGAACGTTTTGTGCGTGGCCGTCATAGATGA